The sequence GCCGAAAGGCAGGAAGGCCGCACGGAGGACCTCCTCTTCGACCTGTTCCGCGAGACCTCCGACATACAACGTGCGCTTcagcctctcctctccagtGTTAGCCAGCAGGCTGGTTTTGCCGGTAACAGGCAGCATGCTGAATAGTGATGTTCCCAGTCAGGACAGCCGGAACGCACGGGGAACAGAGCGGAGCGCTAGGGCGCCAGAAAACTGGTGAATATCAGCTTGTTGAAATGCCGCTGAGGAAAACTTCACACATATCACGACTACCCTGTAATTGCAAACGCGTGCAATaacgccgcgtgcgccgtcTGTGCCTGtttgtcttctctgcgtctgccgaaCTGCCCCTGGAGAAGATGGAAGAGTATCCAGAGACCAGACATCACACAGTGAGGTCTCAAAGCCAAAGTGTGATGTTATTTGGGGGCCGAAAACGGTACACAAAGTAGCGATGCGCAGCAGAGGTAACTGCTTCAACTCCGTACCACAAAGAACAGTGGTGCAGCAATAACCTCTGGCGAGCACGCCGCTCAGTCAGTCGCACGTGCTACGAGGAATAATATGTCGTCTTTCACGTTGATTAGGTACCACCGAATATCACTGGTTTTCTGCTGAGGGAAAAGTCAACCTCATCCCTTGACGCCACGGGTAGCATGCAGAAAAAAACCGGGGCTGGTGCAGTCTGCGCATTCACCGCCCTGGGCATACCGCGAACGTTCGTTGCAACTTACGTGTGGTTCTACAGCGATAAACACATGGATGGAGAGATAAAGTTGGCAATCGAACGCGTAGCCCGTTGGCGAATTCGGCGGCATTCGCACGAGTACCACGAGCGGCGTGCGCTTGCATGCTCTGAGCGACGGACGAGTTCCGCGACTCCCGTAGGCGCAAGACACGATACCCGAATTCAGGCAACTGTGCTGCGAGTTGATTATCTCCCTAGCGCGAGTCCCTGTGTGACATGGCGCCAGGATACACAACGAAGCCTTGTGATGGGGGCTTGAAAAGACGCCCTACTTAGTTTTCTACGTTGAGCCATACCAAACTTGGCAGCAGCCATCGGCCGTACATCCTGTAACGTGTCCAACTTTGTTTGCTAACGCCTCTGGGGTCGGCTGCACAAGTGACACACTTCCATGATGTATACCTGTTGGTCTCGATCGGTTCGTTCACGGGCGCATTAGCTGGGATAGCGAGGGTTGTCCATCTTCGAGCACTGGTGGTTTCCTTGATCGAGTGCCGTGTAGAAAGAACTTGGCGAGTCGCCAGACTCCATCATAAGTGCCCGCTATTCGTTCAACATTTGTGCGCGTGCAACACAAACTCTAGCAAGAATACGGCGCTATTATCCCACAATGTACCACAGCGGTGTTCACGCTGCAGGTCTCCCGGTGGCTCAGATGCCTCAGAGCCAGGCACAGCCACCAGCCAAAGAAATTGATATCGGGTGTTCGATAGGGGGCCCTAGATAATATACCAGAGCCTTCAAAAAACTGAAGCTGATCTGCAACTGCGCCAAAATAATCCCGGTCGTGCCACATGCACGCTTGTTTGTAGGGTGGCATGTAAACTCTCACGTGCTGACTCACCTGACcgaacccccccccctcccctccccatCACAAAGTGCAGTGGACGGATCTGCTCCCCAGGTGACTGCCGCACGTAGCATTTGCGTCAAATCTGCGGCCCTCTCCCTTTGGCTTCGCTGTTGCCGAAGAAACAACGGTTCGCCATCTAAAGGGCACGTCCTTTAACTTGGGAAACTCCACTGATTGTTCGGAAGTACACGAGCTGGGTGTCACAAGGGAAACAAAACTAATTCGAAAGAGTGTCTTGTCATAGGTCTGACGGTGCAGAGCATCATGTTCATTCGCGAAACGTGACCACGCATAACACAACTGCTGTTGTTCATATTGCAGTGTGCTGCGGCGCAACGGGCACTGCAATGCTTCAGGCTGTTTTACGAAGAGCGTTGCGCCGTGAAATACTTCAAACGCTCGTAAGCCGTCTGCGGACAACAAGTGCAAGCATCGGTCAAACGTGTGCGCTTTTCTtccagcgaaggcgcagaactTTCTCAAGTCGTTTACGTCCTCTCCTGCGCATCACGGCATAACGGGGAAATACAATGCGCACCTTGCCACTGAACGCCTTCGGAAGTAAAGGAGGTCCCGGGAAAAGACTTGATGTGAAAAGCGTGTGCCCTCGTGGGCACGCATGCCTGCAACGACGGTGCATCGAGTGGAAATCTGAACTTAAACGGGGAGCAGCGAGAGTCCTCTCTGTCCGGCAGGGCTGTCCCCTGCTGGTCTTTAGCAGCCACTCAACCCCGGATTTCTTGCAGCTTGTTATGAGGCCCCTATGTGCACAGGGCCCTCCGCCGCAACCAAGAGCACATGCGATCCCGAGTCGCCACCCCTCTGTAGGCAATCATCTCAATGCCTTCCAGGGAACCCTAGCGGGGCGTTGGCTATGATTTGGCAGATACCCTGGAACCACTACGGTTATATATATCGTCTACCCCGTTTGAAAACAACTCGACAGAGACGATTATCATCAGTCCTAGAATATACGGCCCAGAAtcaggggcggcgcgggagagttTCATCATGGAGTCGCGGGGAAAAAATGGAGGCGCCGCACTGTGCACTGTGTTCATCCCTTCCCTGTGGAGAGGCAGTGACACAACAtgacgagggcgagaagtTGAACTTGTCTTAACACATGTGCTCCTGATCTTTCAGACGGCTCCGGTATGCGCTCCATGCTAAGATTCGCAGCCTGTGGGCCCTGCACAACAGTCCGCTGAGGAGCGGTTGCTCCTGGGTGTCCTGTCACATGTCAAGCGTGGCACAGTGAGCCGCTGTGCTGCGTTGACGTAAGAAACCTTCTGAGGACAGTATTGATGGAGCGGACACGAGGCGTCTCCTCCACGACCTATGTGTTTCCTTTTCGTTACGTTTAACAGATAGGGAAAGACATTCTAGATCGGCGCAGTAAGGCTCCCCGTGTAGTGTGGTGCCCATGTGGCAGCCCAGGACTGCCACGGGCAGTGGGCGGCTAccagctccgcgccgctcgcagcAAGCCAGGCGCCAGGGGAGACTCtgacgccgacgcgcttGAGTGCCTCTCGGCTGATGTGACGGGAAGCATCGCGCGTTCTCTCATTGTCAGCAGATGAGCATGTGTAATTTTAGGTGACAAATATTCTGGGATGGGCGTGCGGGCGAAACACGCACAAAAAAtctcgctgctcgcggtgGCGCATTCTTTGAGTCATGGTCCTCGTGTCTTGCGCGGCTGACACGTTTGTGCATTCACAGTGAAATCCCtcgtttctcgtcttcctcgtgcAATTCACTGTGCTGCGTGAAGACTGCCGTAACGGCCTCACTGAATCGCTCTCTCccagcttcttctctcgctgccaAGAAATACCCGAGCGGCTGAAGCTGTCGCATAGGGGCCGCCGTTCCCACAAACGCTGTCTAGCTCACCTTTCTGTGGGTCGTCCGGGCTTACACGTACAGGCAAATTACGCGAACGGagtccgcctcctcagctGTGCTACGAATCGCCGTTCTCCCTCTACTAACTGCAAATGAGCCTTTTTTCGCGGGCAGCATGAAATTCATTCAGGCTGGCTGACCTCTGAACGATCCCCTCGAGGTCTGGATCTTCGAAGGCCTATACGGGGCTGGCAAAACCGGATGTACCCGCGACAGCTTAGAAGCAAAATGAAGCTCCTAGCAgtctctgccttcctctGTTGTCTGCCGTTCCAAAGTGTGGTTGATGCATGGAGCACTTCGTGGAATTCCGAAATGCACGGTCACTTGGACAATGgcgtggctgcgcgccgcacagTTTTCTTCAAGGGCTTCACGCGGACGGGACGGAACGCGCCGTCATCGCTGCTCCAACTGCAGTCGAATAGTGATGACGATGATGATGATGCTGATGATAAGAAAGGAGACGATGGAGACGAAAAACATGGAAGAGGGGACCACGACGATGAAGACGCACATAAGAAGAAAGACAACGATCCACATGAGCACAAGGAAGGAATCGATCCAGTAGATGCCAAATTCATGGACAGACTGTCTCCTGATGACAAGGAGGCGTTGATTCATGGAACAATTGACCCCGCAGTCCACTTCCCCCTGCTTCTCCACATGTCGTGGAAAGAACTTGTAAGTCCATCGCATTGTGCTTGACGCAGGGTGCCCACTTGACGTTGACATGACAGTCCCGCGTGACGGCAGTGAAGCAGTGATACCTCTGATGAAGAGCGTGAATGCTGTTTTGTGTCTTGCTTGGTCTGGCAATCGACCAGGTGAAACCCCGTGACGCGCACGAGGCTCTGCGTGAGCCGCGCATGAGTCATGGCATGTGTCCGTTTCCAGAGTATCACTTCATATTTCTGAACCTCATGTTAGAGCGTCTTTATGTGTGCCCTGTCCATTTCCGAAACGGATGCAGCTGCGGGCAGTGAAATACCTGCGCAAAGCGACGGACTTCCTGGATACTGTCAAGGGTCACATGGACGCCATTCCACGGGACGAAGCAAAAGTTCCTTCGGTTTCCGCCGCCGTGAAGATCGAGGTGTCTGGGAAGGAAATATCTATTGCTGATATTAATAGCAAGGTTCGAGAAGTGCTCACGGGAGCCCAAAGTATTGAAGGGTTCCTTAGCAGCGCGAGAAGTCAGGTAAACGCCCGACTGGCTAAGGTTCTGCCTCAGGGTGGCGCTCCGCCAGCTGTCGCTCCGCACGCACTCGCCGCTGGGGGTGTTGGCGGCGCTGCTAACCACTAGGAGCTCCTTCCCGATGTATAAGATCGTCTTCTGCCTATGTCTTCATGCAGGGCTTCCTTCGATCCGTTCTTGACTGAAGACAAATAGGCAGGAATATCTGTTTTTTTGCATGAGCAGACCTACGTGCTGCTTGCGTTTCGGCTGTTGCTCATGTTTGTCAAGGATGGAAATGAATGAAATTCTGTTACGGTGATGCATCGGTCTCACTGTGCTAATATTCCAGCGGTTGGAATCTGTTTATTAGCAACCGTCGCACTTTTGTCTTAAGGAATGACGTTTTCGTTGCAATTTTTCCCTTCGATTCAAGATGCCTGTCAGATGTTTTTGGCAGGAACATctcccgctgcgccggctcTGGAGACACTGCTTTATTCATGGAGGCTCCATTCGCACGCTTCCGGCCTGCTTGTATGAGCAACATTGCGAGCCACCAAAAAGCCCATTGTTGCCAGGTTGCGATAGGAAGTGCTTCGTTGCAACTGCAGGCCAGTGACATTTCACTGTCAGCTGGTTCCGTGTCTAGGTACCGATACTCGGCTCCCGGGCAGGGGCACTATCACACCTTTACGGCCGCGTTAACTTTCGGCAGACCAGTATGATCCTTGGAATATGGCTCCTTTCTCCCTGGCTGCACCGGCTTCAACTGTGTAGGAGTCCTTCCAGAGATCAGACAGAGCCGATTCAGTCTCCGTATGCCAGTCTTGGCCGTCGACGTACCCTATCGGGAGGGCAGCGATGGTGAACTGCGATGCATCCCGCCTCAACCAACTTGGCAGTACATAGAAAATATTTTTCAGTCCCACTCGATACGTAGGTGAGATGCAAAGACTAGTCCTTTAAAAAGTTCAACGTTTCGCAGCTTCAAACCTCAGCGGAAAAACAGTGGGTGAGTCACTCTATCCAGTGAGTTTCAAACGGAGCGTCGTTATGGTCGTGGATGCTGGATATCCCGATACGTGTAtgggaggctgcggagggagcTTCCCTAAGAGAAGCCCGTACAATGGATGAATGATGTGAAAAGGCTGCAGAGTGACGGTTACACTATGTCCCTGAATGCTAAAGAAAGGAATGGTAGCTCTTCACTCTATCGAACGGGAAGTGCTGCCTTCAGGTGCGTCACTATGGTAGGttcctccgctcgcgcgttTGTTCGAGGGATTTACTCCTTTGCTGGAACCCAAGCCCCCGACGCGGTACACAAGAGCCCCTCACTTAAAATTAACTGTGTTTCCTGACTAGATGAGCACATAGTTGCTCTCCAATATCTTGTACACAGCTCTTCTAGGGTATCCAAGTGCACGACATGATATGCGAGAAAGTAGCCCGGCAGTAAATACATTTCGGCTGGACGCACACAAACGGCTTTACTCAGGGATGGATGAGAACGGCGCTCCGTTTGCTGGGTGTTAATACTGTTCTCCCAGCCAACGTCCAAGTGCACCTCGTTTGGCACAGGCCTAAAAGTTCCACTCAGCGTGCCCAATGGTTGCTTCCCCCTGGAGAACTGGGAATACGCGTAGACCCCCACCGCCCAAGCGAGCTCATTTACTGGTATGCGGCGGTACAAGACGAGTAATTCACGCAGGGTCCTACCGGCGAGACTACGAGGGATGCTGTCGTCTTGTACGAGACCAGTGACGCCGACGGAGACTTGCGCAGTCCGGTGGTAGAGCATGACTTTTAGTTCCTGCAGCATACTGGGCGCAACACTGGGTTCTTTTCGGTGTGAATCTCTACCTTTCCGAGGTGCGTGAGACATCAGCGCGAGCTCGGTACTACTTCTTTCTCCGTCTGAACGGGTTAAACACACACACGAGGGGCCGCAATGGTGGCGCTGACAGCGGTGGCCTCGGTTATTTTCCTCAGACGACGATGTGTTTGACCCCCGGTATTGTAGGCAATCCCCTCACATCAGAATGCGTTTTCCGTCCAAGCAGAAACTCACGAAGATTTGGTGAACCATGCCGGGGAATGAGAGCGAGCGATCGCCGCTGAAGCACAGTgccggcagctgctggcgcccAGAAGGCACCGATGCTCAGACCCAGTCGCGCATGACGCGGATATCGACTTCTCATAGCTGCATGCAGCCAACGTGTGACGACAGCCTGTGTAAGACACTGCTGCCCCTTTTTTAAACGTGCTGCCACGCACGAAACACTTGGGATAACAACATTTAGTCACAGGTTGCAGATGTACCCCCCTGAATTGTCATCGCTTGTTACAAGGCACGTGTATAGCTAATTCTGACGGGACTGCCCGCGTCCCCTTTCTGGGGACTTTCAGAAGGCATCCCTTGCCGACGTTCGTCGCACATGTAGTCAGTGAAGATGCGTGAGACATGGGTTGCGCTGGAAGAGAATATGGAAGAGGATATGATCCAGGAACAGGGTTGGCATGAATTAAGTTGAGTTGGAGCTGTGGGCTGCGGTTCCTTGTGTCCATCTCCACCACAAGGACGCGATGGCGCAGCGTTTTGCTGGATCTGCCCCGGGCGGAGGGGCGGGCGGTCCtgccttttctttttttgctCACTTTTCGCCCCTTTCTgggcagcagaagcaggcCGCGCACCAGATCCTACCACACCTCTTCTTGggttctgcggctgctgcacggAGCTCGACGTGGCTGCAGCAAAATCGCATCACGCACATTGTCTGCGTTCACAACGCCGACGCCTCTCCGCAGGAACTCAAACGACAGCTGATCAGCTCTCGatcggcagctgcagacagcgacagccgcgggcgaccgcctcagcagcggccgcagactgTCGCAGAACAACTCGTTGTTCATGGCGACCGCTGCGTCTATTGTTGCTGTTTCGCGCAAGACACGCCGCAACACGTTCTCCTGCCCGCGTTGTCCCCAGTAATCTCTTTCATCGATAGCGCCATACAGGACCAGTCCttcagaggcggcggaagctcTGCGGCAGGGCCCCCAGCATCGCATGCGTCCGGCCTCCGCCAGAACGCCCCTCCGAGGAAAGCGCCCAAGCGGAACCATGTGTTCATATCCGGCGTGGAACAGACAGGCATCgtggacgaagacgaaggagacaccTCGCGCTCACCGGGGCGGGTGGCAGCACATGCAGGCGACTCGGGAAGGAACGGAGTGTATGGAGGAGCTTCTaaagaggcgccgcgccacgGGAACGTGCTGGTTCACTGCGCCAAGGGTATCAGCCGCAGTGCTTCCTTCGTCATTTGCTACCTCATGTTTCGTCGCTGCTGGTCCTACAACGACAGCTTCACCTTCATCCGCCGAAAACGGCCCATATACCCAAATGTGGGATTCCAAGTAAGATTTTTCTGCTGGAAAAAAACCAGAGCGACGAGTCGCCAACCGAaccccgctgcgcctgcgatACATCTTTACGTGGTCTACACGTGGGCGTCGCCATCTGGCGCTGATGCGCTGCTTTCTGCGGTGGAGTGTCGAGGATGAGGATGGTAACCCTTTGGGTCTTGCTTCACAACAGGCCTTCAAACTGCCGCTTTCATGTTgaaggaggggggagggaagggggCTTGTTCTTGCTTCATTCTTTGCCGGTTCCTAATACGTGTCACTTTCTCGCAGAGGCAAGCGTCGATCTGAGGGTTCAACTGGCTTCAGCACCAGTATTCATCATTTTTTGAAGTGAAGAATAGACAGGGAAAAAGCTTCATTTGGCGACAGAACACAAATCGGGAGCGAAAGGGGCAATCACCTGCCTTCTAGTGACGGCTGTAAATTGACAGCGCCCTTAGGGAGAGAGAGTCCGAAGCGAAATCTCCTGTGCGCCGCGGGGATGAAATTTTTCAGCGCGCCGTTCCTTCACTACCGAGACCCTGCAGGCTGTGGCTCGCTTCAGGCTCTGTCGCGTCTGTTTGAGTATACGGATTGAGCACGGGCGTTTTGCCTGCACCGCGAGACCGTGAGACACTTATTCGCGGGTCTGCAGAGGTGGAATTTCATCCGTTTCAGGTGTGGACCCCGCGTCGTTGTCCTTCCCTGCTTGTCCCCGCATGACAGATACAACTGAAGGAAGTCCAGCAACGGCTAGAGCAGTTCCGCCCGACAATCCCTCGCGTCGATGGGGTGGGAggcggtgcggcgccgcagcgaatcaccgccgccgccgtagCGGCAGGGCTGGttcgcgacgacgcagacgaaccCGATCTCTTCCGCAGAGATCCCACAGCAGCCGAAAGTAAGTGCTTGGCGAATGGAGTTGGGGGCCTTCAGAGTGCGCTACTCTGCCAGTTTGCGACTGTTGCTGCGCAAACAAGCTCGTCGTGGCGCGGCATTCTCTGCAAACTGAAGGCTGTCTGCACTCTTGGGCAGGCGACCGTGACGATGCGGGATGAAGTTTGTGTGCACACAGCTCTCTGCTGTTGTGCCGTGGTAACGCACCCGCCGATTTTATTTGGGAAGAATGCCTTCGACTGCGCTCAGTCTCTGTTCTCTTTTCAACATGCGTGGCTCTGTTGTGCACAGAGCTCCTCGATATTCTAACAGAGGCACGAGATGCTGTAGACGCATCTTCGCTCGAACAGAAGCTTGTGGTGAGTCCCTCTGCATATCTGGAGAGCGcaaaggcgcggaggcggacacGCATTtggagctgctggcgccgtTATTCGTGTATTCTAACAGCGGAATTGGCGACAGTTTTGCGCAAGCGTTGCGAAGCTGGCACCGCTGATGCTGGTTCAGTCAGCAGAGTCGGATTTCGCCAGAATCCGAGTACAGTGTGGTCGGCACTCCAGAAAAGGCTAGCAACCCGCCAGCGAGTTCGGACAGTGGCAGTCGTTTACTACTTTTGTGAAGCCGAGTGCCTTCAGACTGTCCTATCCTGCCTGCACcgaggcccgccgcctctttcGCGGACACCATTCGCGAAGAGAGGCGTCTGCCAAGTGGCTGACGTGTTTTTGAGGCGTCGGTTTTCTGGTTTTGTCTCATCTCCAAAGACCATATCGTACTGATGAGGTGCGCGATGGCCGCTCCGGCGGGGCCCCTGCGACTGCGTGTCTCATGTCTCGGTCTAGAGACTCCGGTAGATCTGCGGGGtggtttttttcttctgctcgGTTGTGCTGTCCGCCGACCATTCGTAGGCGAGCATCTTGAAGCGACTCTTGGCAACTCAGGAGCTGGTGGAGACCATGTTCACGCAACCCAGTCTACTGCGAGACCGACAGAAGTGGGAGGATCTGGGCCTGTTCTTTGAAAACCTCAAGTCGTACTGCGTCCCGGCGTCCCCCGACATCCTGGTCACTGCTCAAAAAGTTGCAAAACGAGCCAGCGACTTGAAGGTGAGCTGCTGAAGTCTCCGCTTTGACTAGTGGGGGGCTGTTTGACTCCTGCTGAGTTCTTCCCGAAAGCAAAGAGGTACCTTCCTGGTGTCAGTGTGGCAGTGTAAATCGCAGACACGCCTCCTCGGGTATTCGTGGCGGCACTGCTCTTTGCCGTTTACCTCGCTTCCCAATCTCTCCGTTTGTTGTCGCGGGGCCTGCTGGTCGCGGGCATCGTGGAAGGGAAGGGGGCACCAGTTACGCGGTTGCGGGTGTCGCCACACAAGATCTTGCTGATCCCACTGCAAAGGTACAATTGTCGTGGCATGCAGTACGGAGAGAGCTGGTGCGCGTTCTGTGACTTGTGAACGTCGCAGCTGGTGTTCACAGCCACGTTGCCAGGTGTAGCGATGGCAGACACAGTCGCTGAAGAGATTCGACGGTGGACACAAGTGGCTGAAgagcaggcgaagaaggccaaGGCGACTGACGGGCCGAAGCAGTCAAAA is a genomic window of Besnoitia besnoiti strain Bb-Ger1 chromosome IV, whole genome shotgun sequence containing:
- a CDS encoding hypothetical protein (encoded by transcript BESB_052020), with amino-acid sequence MHGHLDNGVAARRTVFFKGFTRTGRNAPSSLLQLQSNSDDDDDDADDKKGDDGDEKHGRGDHDDEDAHKKKDNDPHEHKEGIDPVDAKFMDRLSPDDKEALIHGTIDPAVHFPLLLHMSWKELLRAVKYLRKATDFLDTVKGHMDAIPRDEAKVPSVSAAVKIEVSGKEISIADINSKVREVLTGAQSIEGFLSSARSQVNARLAKVLPQGGAPPAVAPHALAAGGVGGAANH